Proteins from one Streptomyces sp. NBC_00289 genomic window:
- a CDS encoding YqgE/AlgH family protein: protein MTEVSSLTGRLLVATPALADPNFDRAVVLLLDHDEEGSLGVVLNRPTPVDVGDILEGWADLAGEPGVVFQGGPVSLDSALGVAVIPGGASLNGTPLGWRRVHGAIGLVDLEAPPELLASALGSLRIFAGYAGWGPGQLEDELVEGAWYVVESEPGDVSCPSPERLWREVLRRQRNELAMVATYPDDPSLN from the coding sequence ATGACCGAGGTGTCCTCGCTCACAGGGCGGTTGCTCGTGGCAACGCCCGCCCTGGCGGACCCGAACTTCGACCGTGCGGTGGTGCTCCTTCTCGACCACGACGAGGAGGGCTCCCTCGGTGTCGTCCTCAACCGTCCGACCCCGGTGGACGTCGGCGACATCCTGGAGGGCTGGGCCGACCTGGCGGGGGAACCCGGGGTCGTCTTCCAGGGCGGCCCGGTCTCCCTGGACTCGGCGCTCGGCGTCGCCGTGATCCCGGGCGGCGCCTCGCTCAACGGGACCCCGCTGGGCTGGCGCAGGGTGCACGGCGCGATCGGTCTGGTCGACCTGGAGGCCCCGCCGGAACTGCTGGCCTCCGCGCTCGGTTCGCTGCGGATCTTCGCCGGGTACGCCGGCTGGGGCCCCGGCCAGCTGGAGGACGAACTCGTCGAGGGCGCCTGGTACGTCGTCGAGTCGGAGCCCGGAGACGTCTCCTGCCCGTCGCCGGAGAGACTCTGGCGCGAGGTCCTGCGCCGCCAGCGCAACGAGCTGGCGATGGTGGCCACCTACCCGGACGATCCTTCGCTCAACTGA
- a CDS encoding DUF3039 domain-containing protein, producing the protein MSTLEPEPQPQRGTGTGTLVEPAPQVSHGDGDHERFAHYVQKDKIMASALDGTPVVALCGKVWVPGRDPKKYPVCPMCKEIYESMGAGGGDKDKGGDK; encoded by the coding sequence ATGAGCACTCTTGAGCCCGAGCCCCAGCCGCAGCGAGGTACTGGTACGGGGACCCTCGTAGAGCCGGCGCCGCAGGTGTCCCACGGCGACGGTGACCACGAGCGCTTCGCCCACTACGTCCAGAAGGACAAGATCATGGCGAGCGCCCTCGACGGGACGCCCGTCGTCGCGCTGTGCGGCAAGGTGTGGGTGCCGGGCCGCGACCCGAAGAAGTACCCGGTGTGTCCCATGTGCAAGGAGATCTACGAGTCCATGGGCGCCGGCGGCGGCGACAAGGACAAGGGCGGCGACAAGTAG
- a CDS encoding extracellular solute-binding protein: MKLPARLAVLLTAVVVTACAPQTSDNSSSPTDRKTGTLRVWLFQEVGNKPKEQAVDSVVAAFEKAHKDTKVDVEYIPVETRAQRVKAAFNDPKSAPDVIEYGNTDTAGYVHDGGLLDVTGEFGDWSEAKDTDPTARQSVTVDGKIYGAPFYVGVRALYYRTDVFRELGLSVPKTMAELASTARAIRAAKPDLYGLVVGGAYTYGAMPFVWANGGELATGKNGSYAAAIDGAAAQKGIKAYTSLFGDDNCPAAKCAGMGGNDTVTAFAVGKAGMAIGGDFSHAAVEAGKVKGEYAVVPLPGVTSGSIAPAFAGGNNIGVLKSTSHRTLAVDLMEQLASKKTQSRLFDAMGFLPTFTDVRQQVAAKKPYVKPFVRTLAAGTEFVPASPAWAQIDSSLVLPTMFQEIVSGKKDVAAASEDAAKKMNDAFGSAG, encoded by the coding sequence ATGAAGCTCCCCGCCCGGCTGGCCGTGCTCCTGACCGCTGTGGTCGTCACCGCCTGCGCCCCCCAGACGTCCGACAACTCCTCTTCCCCCACGGACAGGAAGACCGGCACCCTGCGCGTCTGGCTCTTCCAGGAGGTCGGCAACAAGCCGAAGGAACAGGCCGTCGACTCCGTCGTCGCCGCCTTCGAGAAGGCCCACAAGGACACGAAGGTCGACGTCGAGTACATCCCGGTCGAGACCCGCGCCCAGCGCGTCAAGGCGGCCTTCAACGACCCGAAGTCCGCCCCTGACGTCATCGAGTACGGCAACACCGACACCGCCGGATACGTCCACGACGGCGGGCTCCTCGACGTGACCGGGGAGTTCGGCGACTGGAGCGAGGCCAAGGACACCGACCCCACCGCCAGACAGTCCGTCACCGTGGACGGCAAGATCTACGGCGCCCCCTTCTACGTCGGCGTCCGCGCCCTGTACTACCGCACCGACGTCTTCAGGGAACTGGGCCTGAGCGTCCCGAAGACGATGGCCGAACTGGCGTCCACCGCGCGCGCGATCCGCGCCGCGAAGCCCGACCTGTACGGCCTGGTCGTCGGCGGCGCCTACACCTACGGCGCCATGCCCTTCGTCTGGGCCAACGGGGGCGAACTGGCCACCGGCAAGAACGGCTCGTACGCCGCCGCCATCGACGGCGCCGCCGCGCAGAAGGGCATCAAGGCCTACACCTCCCTCTTCGGCGACGACAACTGTCCCGCCGCCAAGTGCGCGGGCATGGGCGGCAACGACACGGTCACCGCGTTCGCGGTCGGCAAGGCGGGCATGGCGATCGGCGGCGACTTCAGCCACGCCGCCGTCGAGGCAGGGAAGGTGAAGGGCGAGTACGCGGTCGTCCCGCTGCCGGGGGTGACCTCCGGCTCGATCGCCCCGGCGTTCGCGGGCGGCAACAACATCGGCGTACTGAAGAGCACCTCGCACCGCACCCTCGCCGTCGACCTGATGGAGCAGCTCGCCTCGAAGAAGACGCAGTCCCGACTCTTCGACGCGATGGGCTTCCTGCCCACCTTCACGGACGTACGTCAGCAGGTGGCGGCGAAGAAGCCGTACGTGAAGCCCTTCGTACGGACGCTCGCCGCCGGCACCGAGTTCGTCCCCGCCTCGCCCGCCTGGGCCCAGATCGACTCCTCGCTGGTGCTGCCGACGATGTTCCAGGAGATCGTCAGCGGCAAGAAGGACGTGGCGGCCGCCTCCGAGGACGCGGCGAAGAAGATGAACGACGCGTTCGGCTCCGCCGGGTGA
- a CDS encoding carbohydrate ABC transporter permease: MTPDSSGVAERLRPPGAPARSRSAPRPLGRRGARRRGGAGRTPWLYLAPALVVLGALLVYPIYQLGLISFFRYTQAQVSGGEPTTFQGFGNYAELFGDEQFWQVLLATVLFAAACVGSTLAVGCALAVLLTRVRALPRLALMLAALGAWATPAVTGSTVWLFLFDPDFGPVNRLLGLGDHSWTYGRYSAFLLVLLEVVWCSFPFVMVTVYAGIRAVPGEVLEAASLDGASQWRIWRSVLAPMLRPILTVVTIQSVIWDFKVFTQIYVMTGGGGIAGQNLVLNVYAYQQAFASSEYSLGSAIGVVMLLILMAVTVGYLRLRRRQGEEL; this comes from the coding sequence ATGACGCCCGACAGTTCAGGGGTCGCGGAGCGCCTGCGGCCGCCGGGCGCGCCCGCCCGGTCGCGCAGTGCCCCGCGCCCCCTGGGGCGTCGCGGCGCACGGCGTCGGGGAGGCGCCGGCCGGACGCCCTGGCTCTACCTGGCGCCCGCCCTCGTGGTGCTCGGCGCCCTGCTCGTCTACCCCATCTACCAGCTCGGTCTGATCTCGTTCTTCCGGTACACCCAGGCCCAGGTCAGCGGCGGCGAACCGACCACCTTCCAGGGCTTCGGGAACTACGCCGAGCTCTTCGGGGACGAGCAGTTCTGGCAGGTGCTGCTGGCGACCGTGCTCTTCGCGGCGGCGTGCGTCGGGTCGACGCTGGCGGTGGGCTGCGCGCTCGCCGTGCTGCTCACCCGGGTGCGCGCGCTGCCGCGCCTGGCCCTGATGCTGGCCGCGCTGGGCGCGTGGGCGACCCCGGCCGTCACCGGCTCGACCGTCTGGCTGTTCCTCTTCGACCCGGACTTCGGGCCGGTCAACCGGCTCCTGGGGCTCGGTGACCACTCGTGGACGTACGGGCGCTACAGCGCCTTCCTCCTCGTACTGCTCGAAGTCGTGTGGTGCTCCTTCCCGTTCGTGATGGTGACGGTGTACGCCGGGATCCGCGCCGTACCCGGCGAGGTGCTGGAGGCCGCCTCGCTGGACGGCGCCTCGCAGTGGCGGATCTGGCGGTCCGTGCTCGCGCCGATGCTCCGGCCGATCCTGACCGTCGTCACCATCCAGTCCGTCATCTGGGACTTCAAGGTCTTCACCCAGATCTACGTGATGACGGGCGGCGGTGGCATCGCGGGACAGAACCTCGTCCTCAACGTGTACGCCTACCAACAGGCGTTCGCCTCGTCCGAGTACAGCCTCGGCTCGGCCATCGGCGTGGTGATGCTGCTGATCCTGATGGCCGTCACCGTCGGATACCTGCGGCTGCGGCGACGGCAGGGGGAGGAACTGTGA
- a CDS encoding carbohydrate ABC transporter permease has protein sequence MNSLRRRVRRPWRLAAETSALLIAVVVAFPLYWMVLGAFKPAGEIESTEPRPWTASPSLDSFRRVLGQQEFGRYFVNSLVVACTVVIVSALIAFLAATAVTRFRFRFRTTLLIMFLVAQMVPVEALTIPLFFLMRDFGQLNTLGSLILPHIAFSLPFAIWMLRGFVKAVPEALEEAAYIDGASRARFLWQILFPLVFPGLVATSVFSFISAWNDFLFAKSFIISDTSQSTLPMALLVFYKPDDPDWGGVMAASTVMTIPVLLFFVLVQRRLVSGLGGAVKD, from the coding sequence GTGAACTCTCTCCGACGGCGGGTGCGGCGTCCGTGGCGGCTGGCCGCCGAGACCTCGGCCCTGCTGATCGCGGTCGTCGTCGCCTTCCCCCTCTACTGGATGGTGCTCGGCGCCTTCAAACCGGCGGGGGAGATCGAGTCGACCGAGCCGCGGCCGTGGACCGCGTCCCCCTCCCTGGATTCCTTCCGACGGGTCCTCGGACAGCAGGAATTCGGCCGCTACTTCGTCAACAGCCTTGTCGTGGCCTGCACCGTCGTGATCGTCTCGGCGTTGATCGCGTTTCTCGCGGCGACCGCCGTCACACGATTCCGCTTCCGCTTCCGGACCACCTTGCTGATCATGTTTCTGGTGGCCCAGATGGTGCCCGTGGAAGCCCTGACCATCCCCCTTTTCTTCCTCATGCGGGACTTCGGCCAGCTGAACACCCTGGGCTCGCTGATCCTGCCGCACATCGCCTTCTCGCTGCCCTTCGCGATCTGGATGCTGCGGGGGTTCGTGAAAGCCGTACCGGAGGCGCTGGAGGAGGCCGCGTACATCGACGGGGCGAGCCGGGCGCGCTTTCTGTGGCAGATCCTTTTCCCGCTGGTCTTCCCGGGGCTGGTGGCCACGAGTGTGTTTTCCTTCATCTCGGCCTGGAACGACTTCCTGTTCGCCAAGTCCTTCATCATCAGCGACACCTCCCAGTCAACGCTGCCGATGGCGTTGCTGGTGTTCTACAAGCCGGACGACCCGGACTGGGGCGGCGTGATGGCCGCCTCCACGGTCATGACGATTCCGGTGCTGCTCTTCTTCGTACTCGTACAGCGACGACTGGTCTCCGGGCTGGGCGGAGCGGTTAAGGACTGA
- a CDS encoding beta-N-acetylhexosaminidase: MDVIPEPRHVAAHQDGSFAPGPATRLSAGDGTQGTERWLRATLGAATGLPLPPGEAGDDDVIRLSLDPAVTAELGEEGYRLDVLPNGVRLAGGGPAGLFWGAQTLRQLLGPDAFRRAPLPGRRPRLPLTRIQDAPRFRWRGLMLDVARHFLPKDDVLRQLDLMAAHKLNVFHFHLTDDQGWRVEIERYPRLTEVGSWRTRTKSGHRASPLWDERPHGGFYTQDDIREIVAYAAERHITVVPEIDVPGHSQAAITAYPELGNTDVIDTTALSVWDNWGISPNVLAPTDDTLRFYEGVFEEILGLFPSEFVHVGGDECLKDQWRQSPTAQARIAELGVTDEDGLQSWFIGHFDTWLAERGRRLIGWDEILEGGLADKAAVSSWRGYQGGIAAARAGHDVVMCPEQHVYLDYRQDGGADEPVPIAYVRTLEDVYRFEPVPPELTPEEAGHVLGTQANVWTEVMEDRGRVDYQTFPRLSAFAEVAWSSLPAPAERDFAGFERRMAVHYRRLDALGVAYRPPSGPLPWQRRPGVLGRPIEGPPPNR; encoded by the coding sequence GTGGATGTGATTCCCGAGCCCCGGCACGTGGCGGCTCACCAGGACGGCTCCTTCGCACCGGGCCCGGCCACCCGGCTGAGCGCGGGCGACGGCACGCAGGGGACGGAACGCTGGCTGCGCGCCACGCTGGGCGCGGCCACGGGCCTGCCCCTGCCTCCCGGAGAGGCCGGCGACGACGACGTCATCCGCCTCTCCCTCGACCCGGCGGTCACCGCCGAACTGGGGGAAGAGGGCTACCGGCTCGACGTCCTGCCCAACGGGGTGCGCCTGGCCGGCGGCGGGCCCGCCGGGCTCTTCTGGGGCGCACAGACGCTGCGTCAGCTGCTCGGCCCGGACGCCTTCCGGCGCGCTCCGCTGCCCGGACGGCGCCCGCGGCTGCCACTGACGCGCATTCAGGACGCCCCCCGGTTCCGCTGGCGCGGCCTCATGCTCGACGTGGCCCGGCACTTCCTGCCCAAGGACGACGTGCTGCGCCAACTCGATCTCATGGCCGCGCACAAACTCAACGTCTTCCACTTCCATCTGACGGACGACCAGGGCTGGCGCGTCGAGATCGAGCGCTATCCCAGGCTGACCGAGGTCGGTTCCTGGCGGACGCGCACGAAATCCGGCCACCGCGCCTCACCGCTGTGGGACGAGAGGCCGCACGGCGGCTTCTACACCCAGGACGACATCCGGGAGATCGTGGCCTACGCCGCCGAGCGGCATATCACCGTCGTCCCGGAAATCGACGTACCCGGGCACTCGCAGGCCGCCATCACCGCATACCCGGAACTCGGCAACACCGACGTCATCGACACGACCGCCCTCTCCGTCTGGGACAACTGGGGGATCTCCCCGAACGTCCTCGCGCCCACCGACGACACCCTGCGCTTCTACGAAGGGGTCTTCGAGGAAATCCTCGGCCTGTTCCCCTCGGAGTTCGTTCACGTCGGGGGTGACGAATGCCTCAAGGACCAGTGGCGGCAGTCACCCACCGCGCAGGCGCGCATCGCGGAACTCGGGGTCACGGACGAGGACGGGTTGCAGTCCTGGTTCATCGGACACTTCGACACATGGCTTGCCGAGCGCGGCCGCAGGCTGATCGGCTGGGACGAGATCCTCGAAGGAGGCCTCGCGGACAAGGCGGCCGTCTCGTCCTGGCGCGGGTACCAGGGCGGCATCGCCGCAGCGCGGGCCGGCCACGACGTCGTCATGTGCCCCGAGCAGCATGTCTATCTGGACTACCGGCAGGACGGCGGAGCCGACGAACCGGTGCCCATCGCGTACGTGCGCACCCTGGAGGACGTCTACCGGTTCGAGCCCGTCCCGCCGGAGTTGACCCCCGAGGAGGCCGGGCACGTGCTCGGCACGCAGGCCAACGTGTGGACCGAGGTGATGGAGGACCGCGGGCGCGTCGACTACCAGACCTTCCCCCGGCTCTCGGCGTTCGCGGAGGTGGCCTGGAGTTCCCTGCCCGCCCCGGCGGAACGGGACTTCGCCGGCTTCGAGCGGCGGATGGCCGTCCACTACCGGCGACTCGACGCCCTGGGTGTCGCCTACCGGCCGCCGTCCGGACCGCTGCCGTGGCAGCGGCGGCCGGGGGTGCTCGGCCGCCCGATCGAGGGGCCGCCCCCGAACAGGTAG
- a CDS encoding xanthine dehydrogenase family protein subunit M: MTTHAPQAGQAVTLPTTLDEAVAALTATPAAVPVAGGTDLMAAVNSGQLRPAALVGLGRISEIRGWQYQDGHALLGAGLTHARMGRPDFAALIPALAAAARAAGPPQIRNAGTLGGNIASAAPTGDALPVLAALEATLIIAGPGGARREMPVSHLLAGMEMLRAGELIGYVRVPLLHAPQVFLKATGRTGPGRAMASVALVLDPARRGVRCAVGAIAPMPLRPLEAEQWVGRLIDWDNGRAIVPEALSAFGEYVAAACIPDPAQAEDGSVPQHPPAVLHLRRTVAALARRALGRALS, encoded by the coding sequence TTGACCACGCACGCACCGCAGGCGGGGCAGGCCGTCACGCTGCCCACGACGCTGGACGAGGCAGTGGCGGCACTCACCGCCACGCCCGCCGCCGTGCCCGTGGCGGGCGGCACCGACCTGATGGCCGCCGTCAACTCAGGGCAGCTCAGGCCGGCCGCACTCGTCGGCCTCGGCCGGATCAGCGAGATCCGTGGCTGGCAGTACCAGGACGGGCACGCGCTGCTCGGCGCGGGCCTCACTCACGCGCGCATGGGCCGCCCCGACTTCGCCGCCCTCATCCCCGCGCTCGCGGCCGCCGCACGCGCCGCGGGCCCGCCGCAGATCCGCAACGCGGGCACCCTGGGCGGCAACATCGCCTCCGCCGCCCCCACCGGGGACGCGCTGCCCGTGCTGGCGGCGCTGGAGGCGACGCTGATCATCGCCGGTCCGGGCGGAGCCCGCCGGGAGATGCCGGTGTCGCACCTGCTGGCCGGCATGGAGATGCTGCGGGCCGGCGAACTCATCGGCTACGTGCGCGTGCCGCTGCTGCACGCGCCGCAGGTCTTCCTGAAGGCGACCGGCCGCACCGGACCGGGGCGGGCGATGGCGTCCGTCGCGCTGGTCCTCGACCCCGCCCGGCGCGGAGTCAGGTGTGCCGTCGGCGCCATAGCCCCGATGCCGCTCAGGCCCCTGGAGGCCGAGCAGTGGGTCGGCCGGCTCATCGACTGGGACAACGGCCGCGCGATCGTCCCGGAGGCGCTGAGCGCCTTCGGCGAGTACGTCGCCGCGGCCTGTATCCCCGACCCGGCCCAGGCCGAGGACGGCTCCGTACCGCAGCATCCGCCGGCCGTACTGCACCTGCGGCGCACCGTCGCCGCACTGGCCCGACGAGCACTGGGGAGGGCGCTGTCGTGA
- a CDS encoding 2Fe-2S iron-sulfur cluster-binding protein, giving the protein MTDDQHGEGTPRSGGRWDPLPQGDYDDGATAFVKLPEGGIDALLASADTPLAAPGHGYVPPPITVAPATDEGTDPAPAGTWAMPADGPRWPDPNALPQDTGDDRFAYRPGATGQWDFGDVTAADAAAAPGHDVTGQWSIPVAGGDLPDESGEFTTSALVEQWGGTPPATLPGGASAPWATQPAQPWTQPSPDTGTAERQGVPGPGHAQPVGRPEEPADPRLAGPGPSAHDASAGRYGETPAEVAVAASQAAVEADEAREAAEAAQEAAEAAQRPSPPLDEPGTETGDGTAGPEAPGEPAEDAGSGTPGDAPAPSGEEHPLASYVLRVNGTERPVSDAWIGESLLYVLRERLGLAGAKDGCSQGECGACNVQVDGRLVASCLVPAVTAAGSEVRTVEGLAVDGQPSDVQRALARCGAVQCGFCVPGMAMTVHDLLEGNPAPTELETRQALCGNLCRCSGYRGVVEAVKEVAAEREAHGRAGDAEHDGDEARIPHQAGPGAGGVNPSAFESPRTHDQAYGQDGGQA; this is encoded by the coding sequence GTGACCGACGACCAGCACGGAGAGGGCACGCCCAGGAGCGGTGGCCGCTGGGACCCGCTGCCCCAGGGCGACTACGACGACGGCGCCACCGCCTTCGTGAAACTGCCGGAGGGCGGCATCGACGCGCTCCTCGCGTCGGCCGACACCCCGCTCGCCGCGCCCGGCCACGGATACGTGCCGCCGCCGATAACGGTCGCTCCCGCCACGGACGAGGGAACCGATCCGGCGCCGGCCGGCACCTGGGCGATGCCCGCCGACGGCCCCCGGTGGCCCGACCCGAACGCCCTGCCCCAGGACACCGGCGACGACCGGTTCGCCTACCGCCCCGGGGCCACCGGGCAGTGGGACTTCGGGGACGTCACGGCGGCGGACGCCGCGGCCGCTCCGGGGCACGACGTCACCGGACAGTGGTCGATCCCCGTCGCCGGCGGCGACCTTCCGGACGAATCGGGCGAGTTCACCACGTCCGCGCTGGTCGAGCAGTGGGGCGGCACGCCCCCGGCCACACTTCCCGGCGGCGCGTCCGCGCCCTGGGCGACACAGCCGGCCCAGCCCTGGACGCAGCCGTCGCCGGACACCGGAACGGCCGAGCGGCAGGGCGTGCCCGGGCCCGGACACGCACAGCCCGTCGGCCGACCGGAAGAGCCGGCGGACCCGCGGCTCGCCGGGCCGGGCCCGAGCGCGCACGACGCCTCCGCCGGACGCTACGGGGAAACACCCGCCGAAGTCGCCGTGGCCGCCTCACAGGCCGCCGTGGAAGCCGATGAGGCCAGGGAGGCCGCCGAGGCCGCGCAAGAGGCCGCAGAGGCCGCTCAGCGACCCTCCCCGCCCCTCGACGAGCCCGGCACCGAGACCGGTGACGGGACAGCCGGCCCCGAGGCGCCCGGAGAACCCGCCGAGGACGCCGGCTCCGGAACGCCCGGCGACGCCCCCGCCCCCTCCGGCGAGGAACACCCCCTCGCCTCCTACGTGCTGCGCGTCAACGGCACCGAACGCCCGGTCAGCGACGCCTGGATCGGCGAGTCCCTGCTCTACGTGCTGCGCGAGCGGCTCGGACTCGCGGGCGCCAAGGACGGCTGCTCGCAGGGCGAGTGCGGGGCCTGCAACGTCCAGGTCGACGGACGGCTCGTGGCGTCCTGCCTAGTGCCGGCGGTGACCGCGGCGGGCAGCGAGGTCCGTACGGTCGAGGGCCTGGCCGTCGACGGGCAGCCCTCGGACGTACAGCGGGCGCTGGCCAGGTGCGGGGCCGTGCAGTGCGGTTTCTGCGTGCCCGGCATGGCGATGACCGTGCACGACCTCCTCGAGGGCAACCCGGCGCCGACCGAACTCGAGACCCGGCAGGCCCTGTGCGGCAACCTGTGCCGCTGCTCCGGCTACCGGGGTGTCGTCGAGGCCGTCAAGGAGGTCGCCGCCGAACGCGAGGCGCACGGCAGGGCCGGCGACGCCGAACACGACGGCGACGAGGCACGTATCCCTCACCAGGCGGGCCCGGGAGCCGGCGGGGTCAACCCCTCGGCGTTCGAGTCGCCGCGAACCCATGACCAGGCGTACGGACAGGACGGAGGCCAGGCGTGA
- a CDS encoding xanthine dehydrogenase family protein molybdopterin-binding subunit, giving the protein MSNEAATATTAEAAPAPEGIPHGLGASLQPADARAKTEGTFPYAADLWAEGLLWAAVLRSPHAHARILSIDTSHAREMPGVRAVVTHEDVPGSAPHGRGKADRPLFASDVVRHHGEPIAAVAADHPDTARMAAAAVIVEYEVLDPVTDPEQAFEAEPLHPDGNLIRHIPLHHGDPDATGDVVVEGQYRIGRQDPAPIGAEAGLAVPRPDGGVELYVASTDPHTDRDAAAACYGLDPERVKVVVTGVPGATADREDQGFQLPLGLLALKTGCPVKLTATREESFLGHAHRHPTLLRYRHHADAEGRLVKVEAQILLDGGAYADTSAETLAAAVGFACGPYVVPNAFIEGWAVRTNNPPSGHVRGEGAMQVCAAYEAQMDKLAKKLGLDPAELRLRNAMATGDVLPTGQTVTCPAPVAELLQAVRDYPLPPLPKDTPEDEWLLPGGPEGAGEPGAVRRGVGYALGMVHMLGAEGADEVSTATVRVQDGVATVLCAAVETGQGFTTLARQIVQETLGIDEVHVAPVDTDQPPAGPGCRGRHTWVSGGAVERAAKMVRTQLLQPLAHKFGMSTELLQITDGKITSYDGVLSTTVTEAMEGKELWATAQCRPHPTEPLDAAGQGDAFVGLAFCAIRAVVDVDIELGSVRVVELALAQDVGRVLNPTQLAARIEAGVTQGVGIALTENLRTARGLVRHPDLTGYALPTALDAPDIHIVKLVEERDVVAPFGAKAASAVPVVTSPASIASAVRAATGRPVNRLPIRPQAAVVTGQ; this is encoded by the coding sequence GTGAGCAACGAAGCCGCCACCGCGACCACCGCGGAGGCAGCCCCCGCCCCCGAGGGAATCCCGCACGGTCTGGGCGCCTCCCTGCAGCCCGCCGACGCCCGCGCCAAGACCGAGGGCACCTTCCCGTACGCGGCCGACCTGTGGGCCGAGGGCCTGCTGTGGGCGGCCGTACTGCGGTCCCCGCACGCGCACGCGCGCATCCTGTCCATCGACACCTCCCACGCGCGCGAGATGCCCGGCGTACGGGCCGTGGTCACCCACGAGGACGTCCCCGGCAGCGCACCGCACGGTCGCGGCAAGGCCGACCGCCCGCTGTTCGCCTCGGACGTCGTACGCCACCACGGGGAGCCCATCGCGGCCGTCGCCGCCGATCACCCCGACACCGCGCGCATGGCCGCCGCCGCCGTCATCGTCGAGTACGAGGTGCTCGACCCGGTGACCGACCCGGAGCAGGCCTTCGAGGCGGAGCCGCTGCACCCCGACGGCAACCTGATCCGGCACATCCCGCTGCACCACGGAGACCCCGACGCGACCGGTGACGTCGTCGTGGAGGGCCAGTACCGCATCGGCCGCCAGGACCCCGCCCCGATCGGCGCCGAGGCCGGCCTCGCCGTGCCCCGCCCCGACGGCGGCGTCGAGCTGTACGTGGCGTCCACGGACCCGCACACCGACCGCGACGCGGCAGCGGCCTGCTACGGCCTGGACCCCGAGCGCGTGAAGGTCGTCGTCACCGGTGTGCCCGGCGCCACCGCCGACCGTGAGGACCAGGGCTTCCAGCTCCCGCTCGGCCTGCTCGCGCTGAAGACCGGCTGCCCGGTGAAACTGACCGCCACGCGCGAGGAGTCCTTCCTCGGGCACGCCCACCGGCACCCCACCCTGCTGCGCTACCGCCACCACGCGGACGCCGAGGGCAGACTCGTCAAGGTCGAGGCGCAGATCCTGCTCGACGGCGGCGCCTACGCGGACACGTCCGCCGAGACGCTGGCAGCCGCCGTGGGCTTCGCCTGCGGGCCGTACGTCGTGCCGAACGCCTTCATCGAGGGCTGGGCCGTCCGCACCAACAACCCGCCGTCGGGCCATGTGCGCGGCGAGGGCGCCATGCAGGTGTGCGCCGCCTACGAGGCGCAGATGGACAAGCTCGCCAAGAAGCTCGGCCTCGACCCGGCCGAGCTGCGCCTGCGCAACGCCATGGCCACCGGTGACGTCCTGCCGACGGGCCAGACGGTCACCTGCCCGGCGCCGGTCGCCGAACTCCTCCAGGCGGTACGGGACTACCCCCTGCCGCCGTTGCCCAAGGACACCCCCGAGGACGAGTGGCTGCTGCCCGGCGGTCCCGAGGGCGCGGGCGAACCGGGCGCGGTGCGCCGGGGCGTGGGCTACGCGCTGGGCATGGTGCACATGCTGGGCGCGGAGGGCGCCGACGAGGTCTCCACGGCCACCGTGCGGGTCCAGGACGGCGTGGCGACGGTGCTGTGCGCGGCCGTCGAGACCGGACAGGGCTTCACGACCCTCGCGAGACAGATCGTGCAGGAGACGCTCGGTATCGACGAGGTGCACGTGGCGCCCGTCGACACCGACCAGCCGCCGGCCGGCCCGGGCTGCCGGGGCCGCCACACCTGGGTGTCCGGCGGCGCGGTGGAGCGGGCCGCCAAGATGGTCCGCACGCAGCTGTTGCAGCCCCTGGCGCACAAGTTCGGCATGTCCACCGAACTCCTCCAGATCACCGACGGCAAGATCACGTCGTACGACGGTGTGCTGTCGACCACGGTCACCGAGGCGATGGAGGGCAAGGAGCTGTGGGCCACGGCCCAGTGCCGCCCCCATCCGACGGAGCCGCTGGACGCGGCCGGCCAGGGCGACGCCTTCGTGGGCCTCGCCTTCTGCGCGATCCGCGCGGTGGTGGACGTCGACATCGAACTCGGCTCGGTACGGGTGGTGGAGCTGGCGCTCGCCCAGGACGTGGGCCGGGTGCTGAACCCCACCCAGCTCGCGGCGCGCATCGAGGCGGGCGTCACCCAGGGCGTGGGCATCGCGCTGACGGAGAACCTGCGTACCGCGCGCGGGCTGGTCCGCCATCCCGACCTCACCGGGTACGCCCTGCCCACCGCGCTGGACGCGCCCGACATCCACATCGTCAAATTGGTCGAGGAACGGGACGTGGTCGCGCCCTTCGGCGCGAAGGCGGCCAGCGCGGTGCCGGTGGTGACCTCCCCGGCCTCGATCGCCTCCGCGGTTCGGGCCGCCACCGGCCGCCCCGTGAACCGGCTGCCGATACGGCCGCAGGCGGCGGTGGTGACCGGCCAGTGA